The window GGGCCGCGCTTCCTTTGTCTTTCGCCTCTGTCGCCTACTTCACGGCGCTGCCCAGGTACTGCCCGTCGATGTCCGCGCGGTCCGGGGAATGGCCGAGCTCTTCACGGATGACGGCGCGGGCAAGCTGGTCGCGGTCCCGCCACGTGTCGCCTGACACTACCTGGGCCTGGGCGATGTAATCGTCTTTCGCGGAAAACAGCACCGGCGGCTTGAAGCCCGTCAGGCCTTCGTATCGTTCGTGCGCATAGGCATGGCGAAGGCCGTGCATGGTCGCGCCCGATTGCGCTTTCGTCAGGCCCAGATCGTGCGCCAGGCCGTAGACGGTATTCCGCCAGGTGCGTTCCGAGTGGTTTTTGGGGATGATCGTCGCTGCGGGCGAGCTGTAAAACCCGCTGCTTCTGGCGCGGTCGAGAAGGTTCCGCTGCCCATCCGTCAGCACGGGACACCATCGGGGACGCCCGCCTTTCGTGCCGCGGTGAATATGCACACGCTCCCCTTCGTCGTCGCGAATCGGGTTGAACTTCATGGATTCCTCGACGCGCATGCCGAAGGTTCGCTGGAATTCGAGCAACAA of the Desulfovibrio sp. X2 genome contains:
- a CDS encoding phage integrase N-terminal domain-containing protein, with the protein product MAGKSDSLLYALRRARLTGSGKTITNNKKSAELFVRVLRELGYGVQKWTNLTNRHVADAVQYWQDQDLSPGTIKNYVAGIRSVCRAYGNDTIHQDNAAFGMERRVYVSNRDKSLAQDVYTQAVATLRASTSEDRQRMALLLEFQRTFGMRVEESMKFNPIRDDEGERVHIHRGTKGGRPRWCPVLTDGQRNLLDRARSSGFYSSPAATIIPKNHSERTWRNTVYGLAHDLGLTKAQSGATMHGLRHAYAHERYEGLTGFKPPVLFSAKDDYIAQAQVVSGDTWRDRDQLARAVIREELGHSPDRADIDGQYLGSAVK